TGAACTCCAGGTCGGTGATGCCGAAGTGCTCGTAGAACTCGGTGAACGTCCCCATCAGGTCCCGCACCGAGAGCTCCTCGGCCATCACCCACCCCTCGATCTGGAAGAACTCGAGGAGGTGAGTCGGATCGAGCGTGTCGTTGCGGTAGACCTTCTCGACACTGAAGTACCGCTCGGGCGGTTCGAGGTCGCCGGCCGCCTGCCCCGAGAGATATCGCATCGACAACGACGTCGTGTGCCCGCGCAGGGCGACCGCGCGGGCGAAGTCGGCGTCCCACGGCGAGTGATAGCCGTCGCCCTCGCTCCCGACGCCGTTGCGGTGGGCGTCCTCGACGCGCTCGAGGAGGTCCGCCGGGAGGTCGTCCATCGGCGGCACGTCGAGCGCAAAGCGGTCCCAGTGGGTCCGGGCCGGGTGGTCCTGGGGCATGAACAGGCAGTCGTTGATCCAGAAGTCGGCGTCGGCGTGGGGACCCTCCATCTCCCGGAACCCCATGCCGACGAGGACGTCCTTCACGCGGTTGGCGGTCTGTCTGAGAATGTGCGTTTTGCCGCCGGTGACGGTCTCGGCGTCGGCCGCGACGTTGTACTCGGCGAATTCGACCTCGGACCACGCCCCGGAAGTGAGCAACTCGGGGGTGACCGCTCCGACCGTCTCGGCGGCCTCGATACCCTCCATGAGCGCCGTGACACCCTCCTCGGTGAGCCTGACACTCCGGGCGGTCGTCTCGGCGCGCTCGATCAGCCCCCGGCCCTCGAGACGGTCGAGAACGTCGGTCGCGAGGGCCTCGGCCTCGCCGGCGGCGATCGACTCGAGCGCCGCAGCCTCGGGATCGGCCTCGGGGTCGTAGCGGGGGTCCTCGCCGAGGGCGATCGCTCCGTCGTCGATCTCGCCGTACCCCTTCCGGGCGAGATTCGACAGCGCGATGTCGACCTCCGATTCCTCCAAGCCGGATTGGCCGAGGAGTCGACCCATCTCTACGGGCGAGTCGTCGGCCCCCGCCTCGACGGCGGCGGCCCGGAGGCGGAGTTCGGGGAGCCCCGCATCGCGGTAGCGCTCGCCCTCTTCGGTGAGCGTGACGTCCTCGAGGGCGCGTTCCTCGACGTCGACCAGGCCGGCCTCTTCGAGTTCGAAGGCCGCCCGCGTGATCGCGGCCGGGTCCTCGCCGAGCTCTTCGGCGAGGGCTCCGACGGGCGTTCGGTCCGTCGCGCCGGTCGCCTCCAGCAGCGCGAGTTGCGTTTCGGGGAGTTTCATTGTGTCCGGTTGCGGACGGCTGGCTGTTAGCGGTTCCGACTCGCGGGCGCAGTCGCGGAGGTATTCGTATATTCGACACCGGGTGCGGCCGCCGGACGTGTTCATAAACGGAGCCAGATCAGACGAGCTCGATCGACCCCTCGAGGTCGAACGGCAACTGCCCGTGGAGGTAGCCCTCGACGCGGCCGCTGGGACGGGCCCGAAACACCACAGTCGGCTCGTGGCCGACCCGCGGTCGCTCACCCCGGACGGCGGACCACTCGGCGTCGGTGAAGGAGGTACAGTCGACGAAGAGGATCGCGTCTGGATGTTTCGCGAGTTGGTCGCTGCGTTTCGCGCCGCCAGTCTCCTTGACCGCCGCGACGGGGTGGTCGGCGTGCGAGCGCCGCGCCGGCGGTTCCGGGCGCGTGACTTCGAGGAGACGATCGCCGACGGCGAAATCGAGCGCGTGGCCGCTGTCCTGTTCGACCTCCGGGACGAACTCGAGACCGGCGTCCGCGAGGAGCTTCGCGACGGTGAACTCCGACATCGTCGCGCGCATCCGGGTGAGGTCGTACCCCGGCGAGGTGCCGAGCTTCGAGGCCATCGTGTAGCGGTACTCGTCGAGGGTACCGGTCGCGAGCAGCGATTCGTAGAACTCGAGGCCGGCCTCGCGGGTCGCGTCGGGGAAGCCGGCGGCGTCGTCGGCGAAGAACGTCCGGGTCGTGTTCCGGCCGTCCTTCGAGAAGAACACCGGGAGAAAAAACCAGGTGACGTACTCGAACTCGGCGAGCCACGGGTCGGTCACCTCGAGTCTGGCGGTGAGTTCGCGTTCGGCCCACCGCGAGACGGCGTAGGGGGC
The genomic region above belongs to Natronomonas moolapensis 8.8.11 and contains:
- the pheS gene encoding phenylalanine--tRNA ligase subunit alpha, translated to MKLPETQLALLEATGATDRTPVGALAEELGEDPAAITRAAFELEEAGLVDVEERALEDVTLTEEGERYRDAGLPELRLRAAAVEAGADDSPVEMGRLLGQSGLEESEVDIALSNLARKGYGEIDDGAIALGEDPRYDPEADPEAAALESIAAGEAEALATDVLDRLEGRGLIERAETTARSVRLTEEGVTALMEGIEAAETVGAVTPELLTSGAWSEVEFAEYNVAADAETVTGGKTHILRQTANRVKDVLVGMGFREMEGPHADADFWINDCLFMPQDHPARTHWDRFALDVPPMDDLPADLLERVEDAHRNGVGSEGDGYHSPWDADFARAVALRGHTTSLSMRYLSGQAAGDLEPPERYFSVEKVYRNDTLDPTHLLEFFQIEGWVMAEELSVRDLMGTFTEFYEHFGITDLEFKPHYNPYTEPSFELFGRHPETDELIEIGNSGIFREEVLSPLGVECDVMAWGLALERLLMLMYGFEDIRDVHGTLCDLDLLRNVEVVY
- a CDS encoding DUF5784 family protein, whose translation is MAGPLRFRRSNATWSRDRVREQLLAPLEATFGARLEEPWFSVGDDRYDAVRLDMANGDFALFAFRPGRAYWLGNTETPEALWRTDKETFAEAPYAVSRWAERELTARLEVTDPWLAEFEYVTWFFLPVFFSKDGRNTTRTFFADDAAGFPDATREAGLEFYESLLATGTLDEYRYTMASKLGTSPGYDLTRMRATMSEFTVAKLLADAGLEFVPEVEQDSGHALDFAVGDRLLEVTRPEPPARRSHADHPVAAVKETGGAKRSDQLAKHPDAILFVDCTSFTDAEWSAVRGERPRVGHEPTVVFRARPSGRVEGYLHGQLPFDLEGSIELV